A genomic window from Candidatus Denitrolinea symbiosum includes:
- a CDS encoding respiratory nitrate reductase subunit gamma produces MFDTALFVGFPYAALAIAIVVSVYRFFFDPYSYSSQSSQFLENRVLFFGSVPWHYGLITILLGHLTALLFPGLWGLFTANQLRLYILEITGLALALMATVGLVLLFYRRMTNARARAVTSELDWILLVFLFLQIGLGFWVAYYYRWGSDWYLHTAVPWLISLVKFQPNIASVVALPFWVKFHFLNGFVIALLLPFTRLVHLLAYPLSYLWREHQIVIWNKARR; encoded by the coding sequence ATGTTCGATACCGCCCTGTTCGTCGGCTTTCCCTATGCGGCGCTCGCCATCGCCATCGTGGTCAGCGTCTACCGTTTTTTCTTCGACCCCTATTCCTACTCCAGCCAGTCGTCGCAATTCCTCGAAAACCGCGTCTTGTTCTTCGGCTCGGTCCCCTGGCACTATGGGCTGATCACCATCCTGCTCGGACACCTGACCGCGCTCCTCTTCCCCGGCCTATGGGGACTCTTTACCGCCAACCAACTCCGCCTCTACATCCTTGAGATCACGGGACTTGCGCTCGCGCTCATGGCGACGGTCGGACTCGTCCTGCTGTTTTACCGCCGCATGACCAACGCCCGCGCCCGGGCCGTCACCTCGGAACTCGACTGGATACTGCTGGTCTTCCTCTTCCTGCAAATCGGCCTCGGCTTCTGGGTCGCCTATTACTACCGCTGGGGCTCCGATTGGTACCTGCACACCGCCGTCCCGTGGCTGATCTCGCTCGTCAAATTCCAGCCCAACATCGCCTCGGTAGTCGCGCTCCCGTTCTGGGTGAAATTCCATTTTCTGAACGGCTTCGTCATTGCCCTGCTCCTGCCGTTCACGCGCCTGGTGCACCTGCTGGCCTACCCGCTCTCCTATCTCTGGCGCGAACACCAGATCGTGATTTGGAACAAGGCTCGGCGGTAA
- a CDS encoding C4-dicarboxylate ABC transporter encodes MLDKIANVVRNGARDLPPAYFALVMATGIVSIAAKLENMPQVAWALFGANILFYAVLWLLTLIRLFSNFPGVAADLTSHERGHGFFTLVAGTCVLGRQFYIIAKDPATAVILWLVGFTLWCILMYTFIAAVTVRETKPSLENGLSGGWLLLVVSTQSITVTGASIAENFGRLAETILFLTLSMFLLGFLLYILVICLIFYRFTFFKFKPEELTPPYWINMGAMAITTLAGSVLILEANHWQVIVDIMPFLKGITLLFWATATWWIPLLVILGVWRHGYKRLPIKYDPSYWGLVFPLGMYTVCTFQLAKAVNLDFLMVIPRYFIYFALFAWLLAAYGLIHRLAAAFRRPPAA; translated from the coding sequence ATGTTGGACAAAATAGCCAACGTCGTACGAAACGGCGCCCGTGATTTGCCGCCCGCCTATTTCGCCCTCGTCATGGCGACGGGGATTGTTTCCATCGCCGCGAAATTGGAAAACATGCCGCAGGTCGCGTGGGCGTTGTTCGGCGCCAATATCCTGTTCTACGCGGTCCTTTGGCTGTTGACGCTCATCCGCCTGTTCAGCAATTTCCCCGGAGTGGCCGCGGACCTGACCAGCCATGAGCGCGGACACGGATTCTTCACCCTGGTCGCGGGGACCTGCGTACTTGGGCGGCAGTTTTACATCATCGCGAAAGACCCCGCGACCGCCGTCATTCTCTGGCTGGTCGGCTTCACCCTTTGGTGTATTCTCATGTACACCTTCATCGCGGCCGTCACCGTGCGCGAGACAAAACCTTCCCTTGAGAACGGATTGAGCGGCGGCTGGCTCCTGTTGGTGGTCTCCACCCAATCCATCACGGTGACGGGGGCCAGCATCGCCGAAAATTTCGGGAGGCTGGCAGAGACGATTCTTTTCCTGACCCTTTCCATGTTCCTGCTTGGCTTTCTGCTCTATATCCTGGTTATTTGCCTGATTTTCTACCGCTTCACCTTCTTCAAATTCAAACCCGAGGAATTGACGCCGCCCTACTGGATCAACATGGGCGCCATGGCGATCACCACGCTGGCCGGCTCCGTACTCATCCTCGAAGCAAACCACTGGCAAGTCATCGTGGACATCATGCCCTTTCTGAAAGGCATCACCCTGCTATTTTGGGCCACAGCCACCTGGTGGATTCCGCTGCTCGTCATCCTTGGCGTTTGGAGGCACGGATACAAACGCCTTCCCATCAAATATGATCCATCCTACTGGGGATTGGTCTTCCCCCTCGGCATGTACACCGTCTGCACCTTTCAACTTGCCAAAGCCGTCAATCTTGATTTCCTGATGGTGATTCCGCGCTACTTCATCTATTTTGCGCTGTTCGCCTGGCTGCTCGCCGCCTATGGATTAATCCATAGGCTGGCCGCCGCGTTCCGCCGCCCGCCGGCCGCATAA
- a CDS encoding nitrate reductase subunit beta, translating into MDIRAHVSMVFHLDKCIGCHTCSVACKNIWTDRKGTEYMWWNNVETKPGTGYPTQWEDQGKYKGGWEKGKDGKIHLRLHNRTEGLTNIFYNPALPTIDDYYEPWTYDYENLFNAPEGDDQPTARAVSMITGKPMDNIEAGPNWDDDLGGSPLYASNDVNLDKLTEDEREQLNEIERVVFFYLPRICNHCLNPGCVAACPAGAIYKRGEDGIVLISQEKCRAWRMCISGCPYKKTYYNWSSGKSEKCILCFPRLESGQPPACFHSCVGRIRYLGVLLYDADQIEQCASVPDEDLVAAQRDMIQDPFDPEIIAAAKANGISDAMIAAAQNSPVYKFVKKWQIALPLHPEFRTLPMLYYVPPMLPVLAKTKDGNYDIEGLDQENLPTMLSSLEKARMPIKYMASLFSAGNVEEVEQVYRKLIAVRIFKRAQKVKGYQQAEVDTALAQGKTDAEEVEAIFRLTSLPTYEERFVVPPLGRESAVEAWERPLDRKREAGFGVRNKIAKRKF; encoded by the coding sequence ATGGATATACGCGCACACGTTTCAATGGTCTTCCATCTCGATAAGTGCATCGGCTGTCACACGTGCAGCGTCGCCTGTAAAAACATCTGGACCGATCGCAAAGGCACCGAATACATGTGGTGGAACAATGTCGAGACCAAGCCCGGCACGGGCTATCCCACCCAATGGGAAGACCAGGGAAAATATAAAGGCGGCTGGGAGAAAGGCAAAGACGGAAAGATCCACCTCCGTCTTCACAACCGCACAGAAGGCCTGACCAACATCTTCTACAACCCGGCCCTCCCGACGATTGACGACTACTACGAACCCTGGACGTACGATTACGAGAATCTCTTCAACGCGCCAGAGGGCGACGACCAGCCCACCGCCCGCGCCGTCTCGATGATCACAGGCAAGCCGATGGACAACATCGAAGCGGGGCCCAACTGGGACGACGACCTGGGCGGCTCGCCGCTCTACGCCAGCAACGACGTCAACCTGGACAAACTCACCGAGGACGAGCGCGAACAACTCAACGAGATCGAGCGCGTGGTTTTCTTCTACCTGCCGCGCATCTGCAATCATTGTCTCAACCCCGGCTGCGTCGCGGCATGCCCGGCGGGCGCCATCTACAAACGCGGCGAAGACGGCATCGTGCTGATCTCGCAGGAAAAATGCCGCGCCTGGCGCATGTGCATCTCGGGCTGTCCTTACAAGAAGACTTACTACAACTGGTCTTCGGGCAAATCTGAAAAATGCATTCTATGTTTCCCGCGTCTCGAATCGGGACAACCCCCCGCCTGCTTCCACTCCTGCGTCGGACGTATCCGCTATTTGGGCGTCCTGCTCTACGACGCCGACCAGATCGAACAATGCGCCTCCGTCCCAGACGAGGATTTGGTCGCCGCGCAGCGGGACATGATCCAGGACCCGTTCGACCCGGAGATCATCGCCGCCGCGAAAGCCAACGGAATCTCAGACGCGATGATCGCCGCCGCGCAGAATTCGCCCGTCTATAAATTCGTCAAGAAGTGGCAGATCGCGCTCCCGCTCCATCCCGAATTCCGCACCCTGCCCATGCTCTACTACGTCCCGCCCATGCTGCCCGTCCTCGCCAAGACCAAAGACGGCAACTACGACATCGAAGGCCTGGACCAGGAAAACCTGCCCACCATGCTCAGCTCGCTGGAGAAGGCGCGCATGCCCATCAAGTATATGGCGAGCCTGTTCTCGGCCGGCAACGTGGAAGAGGTGGAACAGGTATATCGCAAACTAATCGCCGTACGTATCTTCAAGCGCGCGCAAAAAGTGAAAGGCTACCAGCAGGCCGAAGTGGATACCGCTCTCGCGCAAGGCAAGACGGACGCAGAGGAAGTGGAAGCCATCTTCCGCCTCACTTCGCTCCCCACCTACGAAGAACGCTTCGTCGTCCCGCCGCTCGGACGCGAGTCCGCGGTGGAGGCGTGGGAGAGGCCGCTCGACCGCAAACGCGAAGCCGGCTTCGGCGTCCGCAACAAGATCGCCAAGAGGAAGTTCTAA
- a CDS encoding respiratory nitrate reductase subunit gamma, producing MPDIDILLFVVFPYVAVAVAVGGTIYRYLTNQFSFTSLSSQLLETDLQFWGSTLWHYGIIPTLIIHIMGFALPKVMEFLHGSPETLYLAELAGKILGIMALAGALILLYRRLSLSKIRVVTTPADWVVIVLLINQVVLGLWIAFGYRWGATWFVHTVTPWVASLALFQPAPQFVSALPLVPKLHFLNATLLILVFPFTRLVHMITVPVEYFWRSFQRVIWTRRKAS from the coding sequence ATGCCTGATATTGACATTCTGCTGTTTGTTGTGTTTCCATACGTTGCGGTTGCAGTGGCGGTCGGCGGGACGATCTACCGCTACCTCACCAACCAGTTTTCGTTCACCAGCCTGTCTTCGCAACTGCTGGAGACCGACCTCCAGTTTTGGGGATCCACGCTGTGGCACTACGGCATCATCCCCACGCTGATCATCCATATCATGGGTTTCGCCCTCCCCAAAGTGATGGAATTCCTGCACGGCTCCCCAGAGACCCTGTACCTGGCGGAACTGGCGGGCAAGATCCTGGGCATCATGGCGCTGGCGGGCGCATTAATATTGCTGTACCGGCGGCTGTCTCTCAGCAAGATCCGCGTCGTCACCACCCCTGCCGACTGGGTGGTCATCGTCCTGTTGATCAACCAGGTCGTTCTGGGACTGTGGATCGCCTTCGGCTACCGCTGGGGCGCGACCTGGTTCGTCCATACGGTGACGCCCTGGGTGGCGTCGCTGGCTCTTTTCCAACCCGCGCCGCAATTCGTCTCGGCTCTGCCCCTCGTCCCCAAACTGCACTTTCTGAACGCCACCTTGCTGATTCTGGTCTTCCCCTTCACCCGGCTCGTACACATGATCACTGTGCCGGTGGAATATTTCTGGCGCAGTTTCCAGCGCGTGATCTGGACGCGGCGAAAAGCGTCCTAG
- a CDS encoding nitrate reductase molybdenum cofactor assembly chaperone, translated as MPNGDLFASFADLLAYPAASIPSRAEGCRAQLGESHPEAAAALEGFLCRARQYELEKLKELYTATFDMQPVCYPYIGYHLFGESYKRGAFMAQLNEAYRAFGFSAGQELPDHLSVVLRFLGLDAANREGEFCQALLNSGLIPALEKMLRTFGAQSENPYFWLLAALRHFLVQTPEKEFGHA; from the coding sequence ATGCCCAACGGAGATTTGTTCGCTTCCTTCGCGGACCTGTTGGCGTATCCGGCCGCTTCGATTCCGTCGCGGGCAGAGGGTTGCCGCGCCCAGCTGGGCGAATCCCACCCTGAGGCGGCCGCGGCCCTGGAAGGTTTTCTCTGCCGCGCGCGGCAATACGAGTTAGAAAAGCTCAAGGAACTCTATACCGCGACCTTCGATATGCAGCCGGTCTGCTATCCATACATCGGCTATCACCTGTTTGGAGAGAGTTACAAGCGCGGGGCGTTCATGGCGCAGCTGAACGAAGCCTACCGCGCCTTCGGCTTTTCCGCCGGGCAGGAACTGCCCGACCATCTATCCGTTGTCTTGCGCTTTCTGGGGCTGGACGCGGCCAACCGTGAGGGCGAATTCTGCCAGGCGTTGTTGAACAGCGGGCTGATCCCCGCGCTCGAAAAAATGCTTCGAACGTTCGGAGCGCAATCCGAAAATCCATATTTCTGGCTGCTCGCCGCCCTGCGGCATTTTCTCGTTCAGACCCCTGAAAAGGAGTTTGGTCATGCCTGA
- a CDS encoding nitrate reductase subunit alpha, giving the protein MSWIQDLINPQARQWEEFYRNRWQHDNIVRSTHGVNCTGGCSWQVYVKDGIVTWEMQQVDYPLLQDGLPPYEPRGCQRGISASWYVYSPIRVKYPYARGVLLDYWREARFKLGPVEAYASIMEDKEKRRRIQKARGKGGFRRASWDEVLEIVAASCLYTAKKYGPDRVFGFSPIPAMSYLSYGAGSRFLQLFGGVNMSFYDWYADLPNAFPEIWGDQTDVCESADWYNSKYIVSMGANLNMTRTPDVHFIAEARHEGAKFVVIAPDLSQVAKYSDWWIPVKAGQDTAIWMAANHVILKEFYVDKQVPYFVNYLKKNTDMPFLIELEQDGDGYKAGRYVRANTVKRYKDVENGEWKFLVHDAKQDAPRMPKGAVGDRWSQEKGKWNIKMEDGLDDSPIEPTLSFLGSQDETVDVAFYEFAEKVTAMRGVPAKWIETEGGKKLVTTVFDLVIAQFGVGRGLPGDYPQSYDEVGAYTPAWQESYTGIGRDTVVRLAREFAANAEATNGKSMIIIGASINHWYNNNLAYRAPIYALILCGCCGVNGGGMNHYVGQEKLTLVAPWTSLAFALDWQKPPRQQQSPTWHYVNSDQWRYEGDFTDYAPIPPQTKWAKGHAMDLEALAVRMGWMPYFPQFKTNPLEAAKQAEAAGAKTPEDVAKWTAKQLQDGKLEFAVDDPDAEENWPRVWILWRGNAIQSSAKGHEFFLRHYLGTHDNIIAEEHAKDKVKTVKFREPAPRGKMDLVVDLNFRMDSSALYSDIVLPAAFWYEKNDLNSTDLHSFVHPLGQAVPPVWESKTDWEIFKAFARKVSELAPEVFPETVKDIAMTPLMHDTPDELAQPEVRDWRAGECDPIPGKTMPRFRVVERDYANLYNKFISLGPNIRTDGISGNGVHIPVAEFYDELLKNPVGGSPDPRHMRCVEWGGNKYPSVEDALDAANVLLFLAPETNGEISYAAFKHEEERVGMPLADLAEGIRDVRMTFFDLTRQVRRTLVSPCWSGIVNDGRAYAAWCLSVERRVPWRTLTGRQHFYIDHPYYMDFGENLPTFKPKLVAKPDDWKKIGDIVNSPVDAQSLILNYITPHGKWNIHSTYKDNHRMLTLSRGMDPVWLNDKEAESVGIVDNDWVEVHNDNGVVVTRAAVSSRVQPGTCLYYHAVERTVFIPKSQVRGGKRAGGHNSLTRTRINPVELAGGYAQFTYGFNYWGPIGVFTRDTYCVVRKMEKLEW; this is encoded by the coding sequence ATGAGTTGGATCCAGGATCTGATCAACCCGCAAGCCCGTCAGTGGGAGGAGTTTTATCGTAACCGCTGGCAGCACGACAACATCGTCCGCAGCACGCACGGAGTCAACTGCACGGGCGGATGTTCGTGGCAGGTTTACGTCAAGGACGGCATCGTCACCTGGGAAATGCAGCAGGTGGACTATCCGCTGTTGCAGGACGGACTTCCGCCCTATGAGCCGCGCGGCTGCCAGCGCGGTATCTCGGCGTCGTGGTACGTCTACAGCCCGATCCGCGTGAAGTATCCGTACGCGCGCGGCGTCCTGCTCGACTACTGGCGCGAGGCGAGATTCAAACTTGGGCCAGTCGAAGCGTACGCGTCCATTATGGAAGACAAGGAAAAGCGCAGGCGCATCCAGAAAGCGCGCGGCAAAGGCGGATTCCGCCGCGCCAGTTGGGACGAGGTGCTGGAGATCGTCGCCGCGTCCTGTCTCTACACCGCGAAGAAATACGGCCCCGACCGCGTCTTCGGCTTCTCGCCGATCCCGGCCATGTCGTATCTTTCGTACGGCGCGGGGTCGCGCTTCCTGCAACTGTTCGGCGGCGTGAACATGAGTTTCTACGACTGGTACGCCGACCTGCCAAACGCCTTCCCCGAGATCTGGGGCGACCAGACCGACGTGTGCGAAAGCGCCGACTGGTACAACAGCAAGTACATCGTCTCGATGGGCGCGAACCTGAACATGACGCGCACGCCCGACGTTCACTTCATCGCCGAGGCGCGGCACGAGGGCGCCAAGTTCGTCGTCATCGCGCCGGACCTCTCCCAGGTGGCGAAATATTCCGATTGGTGGATTCCCGTCAAGGCGGGACAGGATACGGCGATCTGGATGGCGGCCAACCACGTCATTTTGAAGGAATTTTACGTTGACAAACAAGTTCCGTATTTCGTCAACTATCTAAAAAAGAATACCGATATGCCGTTCCTGATCGAGCTCGAACAGGACGGCGACGGCTACAAGGCGGGACGTTACGTCCGCGCCAACACGGTCAAACGCTACAAGGACGTGGAGAACGGCGAATGGAAGTTCCTCGTCCATGACGCGAAGCAGGACGCGCCGCGCATGCCGAAGGGCGCGGTGGGCGACCGTTGGAGCCAGGAAAAAGGCAAGTGGAATATCAAGATGGAAGACGGGTTGGACGACTCGCCCATCGAGCCGACGCTTTCGTTCCTCGGTTCGCAAGACGAGACGGTGGACGTCGCGTTCTACGAGTTTGCCGAGAAAGTCACCGCCATGCGCGGCGTCCCCGCCAAGTGGATCGAGACCGAAGGCGGGAAGAAGCTGGTCACGACCGTGTTCGACCTGGTCATCGCGCAATTCGGCGTGGGACGCGGCCTGCCCGGCGACTATCCGCAAAGCTACGACGAAGTCGGCGCGTACACGCCCGCCTGGCAGGAATCCTACACGGGCATCGGGCGCGACACGGTCGTGCGCCTGGCGCGCGAGTTCGCCGCCAACGCCGAGGCGACCAACGGCAAATCCATGATCATCATCGGCGCGAGCATCAACCACTGGTACAACAACAACCTCGCCTATCGCGCCCCAATCTACGCGCTGATCCTGTGCGGTTGCTGCGGCGTCAATGGCGGCGGGATGAACCATTACGTCGGCCAGGAAAAACTGACGCTGGTCGCGCCGTGGACGAGTCTGGCGTTCGCGCTCGACTGGCAGAAGCCGCCGCGCCAGCAGCAATCCCCCACCTGGCACTACGTCAACAGCGACCAATGGCGCTACGAAGGCGACTTCACCGATTACGCGCCCATCCCGCCGCAGACGAAGTGGGCCAAGGGCCACGCCATGGACCTGGAAGCCCTGGCGGTGCGCATGGGCTGGATGCCCTACTTCCCGCAGTTCAAGACCAACCCGCTCGAAGCGGCAAAACAAGCCGAGGCGGCCGGCGCAAAAACCCCCGAAGATGTGGCGAAATGGACGGCGAAACAACTCCAGGACGGCAAACTCGAATTCGCGGTGGACGACCCCGACGCGGAAGAGAATTGGCCGCGCGTCTGGATCCTGTGGCGCGGCAACGCCATCCAATCCAGCGCGAAGGGACATGAGTTCTTCCTCCGTCATTATCTCGGCACGCACGACAACATCATCGCCGAGGAACACGCCAAAGACAAAGTCAAGACCGTCAAATTCCGCGAGCCGGCCCCGCGCGGCAAGATGGACCTGGTGGTGGACCTCAACTTCCGCATGGATTCGTCCGCGCTGTATTCGGACATCGTCCTACCGGCCGCGTTCTGGTACGAGAAGAACGACCTGAACTCCACCGATCTGCACTCGTTCGTGCATCCGCTCGGGCAGGCCGTCCCGCCCGTTTGGGAATCAAAGACTGACTGGGAGATATTCAAAGCCTTCGCCAGGAAGGTCAGCGAACTCGCGCCCGAGGTCTTCCCCGAAACAGTCAAAGACATTGCCATGACGCCGCTCATGCACGACACGCCCGACGAACTCGCCCAGCCCGAGGTGCGCGACTGGCGCGCGGGCGAGTGCGATCCCATCCCAGGCAAGACCATGCCGCGCTTCCGCGTGGTGGAGCGCGACTACGCCAACCTGTATAACAAATTCATCTCGCTGGGACCGAACATCCGCACAGACGGCATCAGCGGCAACGGCGTACACATTCCCGTCGCGGAGTTCTACGACGAGTTGTTGAAGAACCCCGTCGGCGGCTCGCCAGACCCGCGTCATATGCGCTGCGTGGAATGGGGCGGGAACAAATACCCGTCGGTGGAAGACGCGCTCGACGCGGCGAACGTCCTGCTCTTCCTTGCGCCCGAAACGAACGGGGAAATCTCGTACGCGGCGTTCAAGCACGAAGAGGAAAGAGTAGGGATGCCGCTGGCGGACCTCGCCGAAGGCATCCGCGACGTGCGCATGACCTTCTTCGACCTGACGCGGCAGGTGCGGCGCACGCTTGTCAGCCCGTGCTGGTCGGGCATCGTCAACGACGGGCGCGCCTACGCGGCCTGGTGCCTGAGCGTGGAACGCCGCGTCCCCTGGCGCACATTGACGGGACGCCAGCACTTCTACATTGACCATCCCTATTACATGGATTTCGGCGAAAACCTGCCGACCTTCAAGCCGAAACTGGTGGCAAAGCCGGACGATTGGAAAAAGATCGGCGACATCGTGAACAGCCCTGTGGACGCTCAGAGCCTGATCCTGAACTACATCACGCCGCACGGCAAGTGGAACATCCACTCGACCTACAAGGACAACCACCGCATGTTGACTCTCTCGCGCGGCATGGACCCGGTCTGGCTGAACGACAAGGAAGCCGAGAGCGTCGGCATCGTGGATAACGACTGGGTCGAAGTCCACAACGACAACGGCGTGGTGGTGACGCGCGCCGCGGTCAGTTCCCGCGTCCAGCCTGGGACGTGCCTGTACTATCATGCGGTCGAGCGCACGGTCTTCATCCCCAAGTCGCAGGTGCGCGGCGGAAAGCGCGCCGGCGGACACAACAGCCTGACGCGCACGCGCATCAACCCCGTCGAACTGGCGGGCGGCTATGCCCAGTTCACCTACGGCTTCAACTACTGGGGACCCATCGGCGTATTCACGCGCGATACCTACTGCGTCGTGCGGAAGATGGAAAAATTGGAATGGTAA
- a CDS encoding nitrate reductase subunit beta — protein MKIRSQISMVFHLDKCIGCHTCSIACKNIWTDRQGAEYMWWNNVETKPGTGFPTNWEDQEKYKGGWELKKDKLELKLQNRMQTFANLFSNPAMPTLDDYYEPWTYNYGDLFNAPLGDDQPTARPISRVDGKPIEIEAGPNWDDDLGGSNVYAVNDPLLEGMSAEEKQRLFSIEQIFYFYLPRICNHCLNAACVAVCPSGAIYKRAEDGIVLINQDKCRGWRMCVSGCPYKKTYYNWETGKSEKCILCYPRIESGQSPACFHSCVGRIRYLGVLLYDADQIPDAVKAPDKQLVQRQREMILDPRDPKVIAAAKESGVPDGVIAAAQNSPVYRYVKEWEMALPLHPEYRTLPMLFYVPPLLPVLNATQSNGAQRVESDLFSSLENARVPVRYISRLLSAGNDELVVNAYQKMIAVRLYKRAEEVGDVSADEAAAALAKAGISAEDAEAIYRLTSLPTYQERFVIPPSRREGDIEELYDPQQRKAEMGFGSSQSPRRGL, from the coding sequence ATGAAAATCCGCTCGCAAATCTCAATGGTATTTCATCTCGACAAGTGCATCGGCTGTCACACGTGCAGCATCGCCTGCAAGAACATCTGGACCGACCGCCAGGGCGCGGAGTACATGTGGTGGAACAACGTCGAGACCAAGCCCGGCACGGGCTTCCCCACCAATTGGGAAGACCAGGAAAAGTACAAAGGCGGCTGGGAATTGAAAAAGGACAAGCTCGAGCTGAAACTGCAAAACCGCATGCAGACCTTCGCCAACCTGTTCTCGAATCCGGCCATGCCCACCCTGGACGATTACTACGAGCCCTGGACGTACAACTACGGCGACCTGTTCAACGCTCCGCTCGGCGACGACCAGCCGACCGCGCGTCCCATCTCGCGCGTGGACGGCAAACCCATCGAAATCGAAGCCGGCCCCAACTGGGACGACGACCTGGGCGGCTCCAACGTCTACGCCGTCAACGATCCCCTGTTGGAAGGCATGAGCGCGGAGGAAAAGCAGAGGCTCTTTTCCATCGAACAGATCTTTTACTTCTACCTGCCGCGCATCTGCAATCACTGCCTGAACGCGGCTTGCGTGGCCGTTTGCCCGTCGGGCGCGATCTACAAACGCGCCGAAGACGGCATCGTGCTGATCAACCAGGACAAATGCCGCGGCTGGCGCATGTGCGTCTCCGGCTGTCCGTACAAAAAGACCTATTACAACTGGGAAACGGGTAAATCCGAAAAGTGCATCCTCTGCTACCCGCGCATCGAATCGGGACAGTCTCCCGCCTGCTTCCACTCCTGCGTCGGGCGCATCCGCTATCTGGGCGTTTTACTCTACGACGCCGACCAGATTCCCGACGCGGTCAAAGCGCCGGACAAGCAGCTGGTTCAGCGCCAGCGCGAGATGATTCTCGATCCGCGCGACCCGAAGGTGATCGCCGCCGCGAAGGAAAGCGGCGTCCCCGACGGCGTGATCGCCGCCGCGCAAAACTCCCCCGTCTATCGCTATGTGAAGGAATGGGAGATGGCCCTGCCGCTCCATCCCGAATATCGCACGCTTCCCATGCTGTTCTACGTCCCGCCGCTGCTGCCGGTCCTCAACGCCACCCAATCAAACGGCGCCCAGCGCGTCGAGAGCGACCTGTTCAGTTCGCTGGAAAACGCCCGCGTGCCTGTGCGCTATATCTCGCGCCTGCTATCGGCGGGCAACGATGAGTTGGTCGTCAACGCTTATCAAAAGATGATTGCCGTCCGCTTGTATAAACGCGCCGAAGAAGTGGGCGACGTCTCCGCCGACGAAGCCGCGGCCGCCCTCGCGAAAGCGGGAATCAGCGCCGAGGACGCGGAGGCCATCTACCGCCTGACCTCGCTGCCCACTTACCAGGAACGATTCGTCATCCCGCCCTCCAGGCGCGAAGGCGACATCGAGGAACTGTACGATCCGCAGCAACGCAAAGCCGAGATGGGCTTTGGAAGCAGCCAAAGTCCGCGCCGAGGCCTGTGA
- a CDS encoding nitrate reductase molybdenum cofactor assembly chaperone produces the protein MYTETEMRSLYQCFARMLEYPAGGTLQAAIKAQGLLRDEDPQSAAQLKEFYDYAAALPPGRLEEVYTGTFDLDAACHPYVGYHLFGETYKRSIFLVELKQRYAADNFAFPDTELPDHLAVILHFLATARDETQTQEIARDALLPTLDRMTGRAKSEGFDEEESAEVSQAGSLTNAGEESEKRTQFHGVLEALRSVLQDQFQILTVLESA, from the coding sequence ATGTATACCGAAACCGAAATGCGAAGCCTCTACCAATGCTTTGCCCGCATGTTGGAATATCCCGCGGGCGGCACGCTCCAGGCCGCCATCAAAGCGCAGGGACTCTTGCGTGACGAAGATCCCCAATCCGCCGCGCAATTGAAGGAATTTTACGACTACGCTGCCGCGCTCCCGCCGGGACGGCTCGAAGAAGTGTACACCGGCACGTTCGACCTGGACGCGGCCTGCCATCCGTACGTGGGCTACCACCTCTTCGGCGAGACGTACAAACGCAGCATCTTCCTCGTCGAATTGAAGCAGCGTTACGCCGCCGACAACTTCGCCTTTCCCGACACCGAACTGCCCGACCATCTGGCCGTCATCCTGCACTTCCTCGCCACCGCCCGCGACGAGACCCAGACGCAGGAGATCGCCCGCGACGCGCTCCTTCCGACCCTCGACCGCATGACGGGACGCGCCAAGTCCGAAGGCTTCGACGAGGAGGAGAGCGCGGAAGTCAGCCAGGCCGGCAGTTTGACTAACGCTGGCGAAGAGTCCGAGAAGCGCACCCAGTTCCATGGCGTGTTGGAGGCGCTGCGCTCCGTCCTGCAAGATCAATTTCAAATCCTGACCGTGTTGGAATCTGCATAA